Within the Hevea brasiliensis isolate MT/VB/25A 57/8 chromosome 2, ASM3005281v1, whole genome shotgun sequence genome, the region TGTCATTGTTTTGCTCCATGTCTGCCATGATAGGTTCTTCAGCCACAAAATCCGGTGATACATGAGGGATGTTCAAGTCAATCAACTTAGGAGATTGAGGTTTTTCTGGAGATGCTTCCCTAACTAGGCAATTCTCAACAACAATTCCTTCATTGCTCTCATCTGGACTGTCTTTAACCAAAGAACTggcagatgatgaaatttgaggtGGGCTCACCTGGAAAATCCTGTCCTCACATGCATCAGGCGAGTTGGACATGTAGTGGGTCTCATCTTTATTTAACTTCCTGTCTGCAAACATATTTTTAGTGCTCCAGTTCGACTGTCCACTGTCACAAGCAATAGTACCCTGCTGCCTTGTAATAGGAACCAAATATTTTGAGCAACCAGACTTTACTTTCCGCCTGAATTGATACTTCATAGTCTTCCTTTCCTCCTTTTTATTAATAAGACTTATTTCTATATTTTCATGATTTTCCTCAGCTGCAATACTGGGATCAGGGTTATTACTTGTGCCAATATTTAGAAGATTATTTGTACAATATGTTGAGTCGACACAAATTCTCATCTCAGTCGCATTCTCTGCTGGATTTGAGGTCTGAGTTTCTTCTGCTTCCTCTTGTGAGTCTTCAGAAGTGTCTTCTTCAGTTTCACTAGAAAGACTAGAGAAGGTAGACACACTAATAGTTTCAACAGGTAAACTTATGAGCTCTCTCACCTTAGGTTGTTCTACTCCATGAGCCAAACTGGTATCCACAACAGTAAATTTCTGTACATGCCTATTATAATTTGCAGTCGGAGGCTGGAGGTAAAAATGGCATTGCTTATTTGACACATCATCTTGGTCCTGTTTTAAGGGTGGATCCAATCCACATTCTTCCTTATGTTGGCTGCCTTTGGCTGCTTCAATTTCAAGCTCAAGTAGTCCTGGATCTGATGCAACTTTATTCAAGACATCACTAATGGAATCAAAATAGTGGTTACCTTTCTCAAGTCTTCTCCttgaaaattttttaacaccaggAATGAGAAATACCAAAGAATGCTTAGAACCAGAAAAGCCATTATCCTTAGGCTGCTCAGAGTGCCATCCTCTTGCTAAAAGTCTGGGCCAAACAGCTTCCCAGAAGAGATCACTGGATCGGGCTTTACTTAACCTAAAATTTCCTGTCAGAAGCTTGATAATGTCTGCAGATGTAAGAGAGGAGCAGGCCTTGCCGGTTGGTATTTCAGGACGAACCAAAATTGTGTTATTGGACTTTATTGGCTCCATGGCAATGTCAGTGAGATCATGCTTCCCTTTGCCAATGCCTACTGCTTCTATAAGCACATTGATGCCAACTGCACCTTTTAGAGTGAAAATGTATTCTTCAAATGAAATCTTCCCCTCTGTAAATGTCCTAGATACCTGCAGCATAATTATCATTAGTAATGAAGAAAGGTAATAGCTCCTGTGCCAAGATGGTCTTTGAATTCAATAAAAGATTGGAATCAACTGTgtctttattttaaataaaagaaaagaagaagaatagGAAAGAATAAGAAGCAGCAGCCCAGAATCTTCAAGGCTCTGACACCATGTTATGTttttaaaagaaagaaaataggaagaaaaagaggaagaaaggaGGAAAGTTAGAAAGAACGCAAAAGCTACATTTTCATTAACTTCACTCTTACACATTACATAATACA harbors:
- the LOC110660921 gene encoding uncharacterized protein LOC110660921 isoform X2; its protein translation is MEDTQDEYAEQPFSPSPCEMGDIFGDPQVLPCIGDEYQAEIPLLIAEYDRVQFINTSRNSDFMVNIHKSFLLGLPIPLLWSHAGVENINGTVEFENSEGSQITSNNEFPEVKVEPLDSLSGFRKNLGVHSNIQQVAGSDKMEVDSVLLQSETKMDLVERGFYPLPGLMRESWTDVECDSFLLGLYIFGKNLVAVKKFVDSKEMGDILSFYYGKFYRSDGYHRWSECHRLRSRRSIHGQKIFTGWRQQELLSRLFSHVSQECRSVLLEVSRTFTEGKISFEEYIFTLKGAVGINVLIEAVGIGKGKHDLTDIAMEPIKSNNTILVRPEIPTGKACSSLTSADIIKLLTGNFRLSKARSSDLFWEAVWPRLLARGWHSEQPKDNGFSGSKHSLVFLIPGVKKFSRRRLEKGNHYFDSISDVLNKVASDPGLLELEIEAAKGSQHKEECGLDPPLKQDQDDVSNKQCHFYLQPPTANYNRHVQKFTVVDTSLAHGVEQPKVRELISLPVETISVSTFSSLSSETEEDTSEDSQEEAEETQTSNPAENATEMRICVDSTYCTNNLLNIGTSNNPDPSIAAEENHENIEISLINKKEERKTMKYQFRRKVKSGCSKYLVPITRQQGTIACDSGQSNWSTKNMFADRKLNKDETHYMSNSPDACEDRIFQVSPPQISSSASSLVKDSPDESNEGIVVENCLVREASPEKPQSPKLIDLNIPHVSPDFVAEEPIMADMEQNNDSSSLLSGTGQQPEPFKLCDNGADPWQQSLASNRRQSTRNRPLTTKALEALELGFFSTKKKRKGADMPESNSISRPSRRVCGRIGFEAISKKGSMNEVTDSRTGEFLDGFQGDTDMVNKS
- the LOC110660921 gene encoding uncharacterized protein LOC110660921 isoform X1: MEIDSVCLHSDMEDTQDEYAEQPFSPSPCEMGDIFGDPQVLPCIGDEYQAEIPLLIAEYDRVQFINTSRNSDFMVNIHKSFLLGLPIPLLWSHAGVENINGTVEFENSEGSQITSNNEFPEVKVEPLDSLSGFRKNLGVHSNIQQVAGSDKMEVDSVLLQSETKMDLVERGFYPLPGLMRESWTDVECDSFLLGLYIFGKNLVAVKKFVDSKEMGDILSFYYGKFYRSDGYHRWSECHRLRSRRSIHGQKIFTGWRQQELLSRLFSHVSQECRSVLLEVSRTFTEGKISFEEYIFTLKGAVGINVLIEAVGIGKGKHDLTDIAMEPIKSNNTILVRPEIPTGKACSSLTSADIIKLLTGNFRLSKARSSDLFWEAVWPRLLARGWHSEQPKDNGFSGSKHSLVFLIPGVKKFSRRRLEKGNHYFDSISDVLNKVASDPGLLELEIEAAKGSQHKEECGLDPPLKQDQDDVSNKQCHFYLQPPTANYNRHVQKFTVVDTSLAHGVEQPKVRELISLPVETISVSTFSSLSSETEEDTSEDSQEEAEETQTSNPAENATEMRICVDSTYCTNNLLNIGTSNNPDPSIAAEENHENIEISLINKKEERKTMKYQFRRKVKSGCSKYLVPITRQQGTIACDSGQSNWSTKNMFADRKLNKDETHYMSNSPDACEDRIFQVSPPQISSSASSLVKDSPDESNEGIVVENCLVREASPEKPQSPKLIDLNIPHVSPDFVAEEPIMADMEQNNDSSSLLSGTGQQPEPFKLCDNGADPWQQSLASNRRQSTRNRPLTTKALEALELGFFSTKKKRKGADMPESNSISRPSRRVCGRIGFEAISKKGSMNEVTDSRTGEFLDGFQGDTDMVNKS